Proteins encoded in a region of the Nicotiana tomentosiformis chromosome 9, ASM39032v3, whole genome shotgun sequence genome:
- the LOC138899147 gene encoding protein PXR1-like, whose amino-acid sequence MAAMMRERGRGVMSSQTIEKMRKLKMKTVKRIKKSKGMDEMNLRRMRKTTEEKKEIKENEENQNKTEESWSSENKIRNTTPLTIEDKYSKGDNELLEKNKNNKADAENLNQSGSNDEESGTLEENSTTVGELRTEANLVITPTLRQETMKSITSNKKMIVLHLKYYKMRTLVIISNW is encoded by the exons ATGGCGGCAATGATGAGAGAAAGGGGGAGGGGGGTGATGTCATCTCAAACAATAGAGAAGATGAGGAAACTAAAGATGAAAACAGTAAAAAGGATCAAGAAAAGCAAAGGAATGGACGAGATGAATTTAAGAAGAATGAGGAAGACAACAGAGGAAAAAAAAGAAATCAAAGAGAATGAAGAGAACCAAAATAAAACTGAAGAATCGTGGTCATCAGAAAATAAGATTC GTAATACAACACCCTTAACTATTGAGGACAAATACAGTAAGGGAGACAATGAGTTGCTGGAGAAGAACAAGAATAACAAGGCAGATGCTGAAAATCTGAACCAGTCTGGCTCAAATGATGAGGAAAGTGGAACACTTGAAGAAAACAGTACTACTGTTGGAGAATTGAGGACTGAAGCAAACCTGGTTATTACTCCAACTCTGCGGCAGGAAACAATGAAGTCAATAACTAGCAACAAGAAAATGATAGTTCTTCACCTGAAATATTACAAAATGAGAACTCTAGTGATAATTTCAAACTGGTAG